A single genomic interval of Anopheles marshallii chromosome 2, idAnoMarsDA_429_01, whole genome shotgun sequence harbors:
- the LOC128719856 gene encoding ataxin-2 homolog, with protein MMNPNHSGASRRPYSRGAVPRNRSRMPFSPHHTHHSNRNHGGHNQPWYNKDMENSFNYGDNGSSPKESSFTYTSKSPPVQLHSPPVAGRQTAAAILMPYGAADDGSINNRSQQILRAGPSHIDRHRINMGGNSMQDRNRHTMSASTIDRHSNHFEGPSNSTRGSDLHGGDARSVLSMDSMRNSRDNNGGGARERYSPHYHTGGGNGSGPAGGGNGNQSSSPPYCPVDGIGGNGGIKSDSPSRKRRRVSSRLPSQSPPAAIWEHRRSPRNGGGGGGGGMMSLMGTSGGNGGVNGGGNGSNGGMGNHVMNGHHNLPLQQQQQPQSSQVSQQQQQVHPPQLLHRDHPQQQHHHHQLHHHHHLSQQHQQQQQQQQQSHHHSNGGGSHLHPGSGGNLAAAIISQLQTHAHHPQGSPPLRRPRFHREQQQQQQQPQQQQQQQAPPQQQRPWESLTQVFQQAPAAQAQHQHPASSLMVDINQVPVSLPLGHHHEQLWTYSAGPHISICSGHPVAPHLPPCQVHGVYPQPFAQTCGIGGHFGSYTSSAGPALAVPHPAPHQAHYQHPHLAQQRTDGLSLDGLEHAGASPLHLSPLTTHAHHLHGASPQMTQLTAAAQPIYISTEVSAVGSEVPRTGVTPAGTLIPLIANVPQGRNYEILHRTVRRAITAPRRNFARFHWPGPPPPPPPPPPPAHHQHHHPGHHPTHHHRAHAAPPPAALQAHPQPLGHPQPAHVTLSATTSAYSGILLNFLPVRCPFRAMFPLSTYGPPDLNSPDSNETENYEALLSLAERLGEAKPRGLARPEIDQLPSYKFNAETHTGDQTSCVVCMCDFEARQILRVLPCSHEFHAKCVDKWLRSNRTCPICRGNASEYFESSEEQ; from the exons ATGATGAATCCGAACCATTCCGGTGCGTCACGGCGCCCGTACTCACGCGGGGCCGTACCGCGCAACCGTTCACGGATGCCGTTCTCCCCGCACCATACGCATCATTCGAACCGGAACCATGGTGGACACAACCAGCCATGGTACAATAAGGATATGGAGAATAGCTTTAACTATGG tGATAATGGAAGTAGTCCCAAAGAATCATCCTTCACCTACACGTCCAAGTCCCCGCCGGTGCAGTTGCATTCCCCTCCTGTAGCGGGCCGCCAAACGGCGGCAGCCATACTCATGCCTTACGGTGCTGCTGACGATGGTAGTATTAATAATAGATCTCAACAAATTCTTAGAGCCGGCCCGAGCCACATTGACCGACACCGGATCAATATGGGCGGTAATAGTATGCAGGATCGCAACCGGCACACGATGAGTGCCTCGACGATCGATCGCCATTCG AACCATTTCGAGGGACCATCGAATTCGACGCGCGGTTCGGATCTGCACGGTGGTGACGCACGTTCGGTACTGTCGATGGACTCGATGCGGAACAGCCGCGATAACAATGGCGGTGGTGCTCGGGAGCGGTACAGTCCGCATTATCACACCGGCGGTGGCAACGGGTCCGGTCCGGCAGGCGGTGGAAATGGCAACCAATCGTCCTCGCCCCCGTACTGCCCGGTGGATGGGATCGGTGGTAATGGTGGCATCAAATCGGACAGTCCGTCCCGCAAGCGGCGCCGTGTTTCGTCCCGACTACCGAGCCAATCACCGCCCGCCGCCATTTGGGAGCATCGACGCTCACCGCGCAatggcggcggcggcggcggtggcggCATGATGTCGCTGATGGGAACGAGCGGTGGTAATGGCGGTGTGAATGGTGGTGGCAATGGTAGCAATGGTGGCATGGGCAACCATGTGATGAACGGGCATCATAATCTGCcattgcaacagcagcagcaaccacaaTCGTCGCAGGTctctcagcagcagcagcaggtccATCCGCCACAGTTACTCCATCGGGACCAtcctcagcagcagcaccatcatcaccaattacaccaccatcatcatctctcgcagcagcatcaacagcagcagcagcaacagcaacagtcaCACCACCACTCGAACGGTGGTGGATCTCATTTGCATCCGGGGTCGGGCGGTAATCTGGCTGCTGCCATCATTTCGCAGCTGCAAACTCACGCCCACCACCCGCAGGGTAGCCCACCATTACGGCGACCACGCTTTCACCgtgagcaacagcagcagcagcagcagcctcagcaacagcagcagcaacaggcacCACCGCAGCAACAGCGTCCGTGGGAATCGCTCACGCAGGTATTTCAGCAGGCACCGGCGGCCCAGGCACAGCACCAGCATCCGGCCTCGTCACTGATGGTCGATATCAATCAGGTGCCGGTTAGCTTACCGCTCGGCCATCACCATGAGCAGCTGTGGACGTACTCGGCGGGTCCACATATTTCGATCTGCTCCGGACATCCAGTCGCACCGCATTTGCCACCGTGTCAG GTTCATGGAGTCTACCCACAGCCTTTCGCGCAAACGTGTGGTATCGGAGGGCACTTTGGAAGCTATACATCTTCCGCAGGTCCGGCACTAGCCGTTCCACATCCAGCACCGCATCAAGCGCATTATCAGCATCCACATCTGGCGCAACAG CGTACTGATGGTCTTTCGCTGGACGGGTTGGAGCATGCGGGTGCGTCACCGTTGCACCTATCGCCGCTTACCACACACGCGCACCATCTGCACGGTGCGTCACCGCAGATGACGCAACTGACCGCGGCGGCCCAACCGATCTACATCTCCACCGAGGTAAGTGCCGTGGGTAGTGAGGTGCCCCGTACGGGCGTCACACCCGCTGGAACACTGATCCCACTGATCGCGAACGTCCCGCAGGGTCGCAACTATGAGATACTGCACCGGACGGTTCGCCGGGCGATCACGGCACCGCGGCGCAACTTTGCCCGCTTCCACTGGCCCGGTCCACCGCCGCCGCctccgccgccaccaccgccggcccatcaccagcaccatcatccGGGCCACCATCCGACGCATCACCATCGGGCACATGCTGCACCACCGCCGGCAGCACTGCAGGCCCATCCACAACCGCTCGGCCATCCGCAGCCGGCCCACGTCACGCTGTCTGCCACGACGTCCGCCTATTCGGGCATTTTGCTGAACTTCCT ACCCGTCCGATGTCCTTTCAGAGCGATGTTCCCGTTGTCTACGTACGGTCCACCGGATCTCAATTCACCGGATtcgaacgaaacggaaaactaCGAAGCTCTGCTAAGCTTGGCCGAACGCCTTGGGGAAGCAAAACCACGTGGTTTGGCACGGCCCGAGATCGATCAGCTGCCGAGTTACAAGTTTAATGCGGAAACTCACACCG GTGATCAAACATCGTGCGTGGTTTGTATGTGTGACTTCGAGGCCCGTCAGATTCTGCGAGTTTTGCCATGCTCGCATGAGTTCCATGCTAAGTGTGTTGATAAGTGGCTACGG TCCAATCGTACATGTCCAATTTGCCGTGGCAACGCATCGGAGTACTTCGAAAGCAGTGAGGAGCAGTAA